A genome region from Triticum aestivum cultivar Chinese Spring chromosome 2B, IWGSC CS RefSeq v2.1, whole genome shotgun sequence includes the following:
- the LOC123041109 gene encoding nodulation receptor kinase, translating into MVARFPLLLLVFSAQLLITSAAAAASPHGLAQVDVAKRLKEELWENNPEHEMLKSWNGGDPCSPSAWEGFSCRLLDGNQVVAKLNFSSKELQGPIPAVIGNLTDLTEIDLQGNNFTGSVPESFSALTHLLKLSVKCNPLLSNQLPDGLSTNLDFSDGGCAAGEYHSPPGAANQRTFVVSGLAGGSLACTFALGLFFTCFNKRERRSQKSDCASTTNPVFEERSIHITTNPAVQQLSYKSIQSATNHFKKLIGGGGFGAVYQGTLTHGQQVAVKVRSPASTQGTREFNNELRLLSTVWHENLVPLIGYCCEKDQQILVYPLMSNGSLQDRLYGEASKRKVLDWPTRISVCIGAARGLVYLHNFAGRCIIHRDVKSSNILLDQSMCGKVADFGFSKYAPQEGDSVASMEVRGTAGYLDPEYYSTQVLSTKSDVFSFGVVLLEIVTGREPLDVQRPRSEWSLVEWAKPYIRDFRIEEIVDPGIKGQYCSEAMWRVLEVATACTESFSTFRPSMEDIARELEDALIIENNASEYMRSMESTGTFGSNRYLSIDRKMFASGSARIDPAKFASGSGRIDAGKGPLQTMPSLPR; encoded by the exons ATGGTCGCtcgcttccccctcctcctcctcgtcttctccgCGCAGCTCCTgatcacctccgccgccgccgccgcgtcgccccaTGGACTCGCCCAAG TGGATGTGGCGAAGCGACTCAAGGAAGAGCTATGGGAAAACAACCCAGAACATGAGATGCTCAAGTCATGGAATGGAGGAGACCCGTGTTCCCCATCTGCCTGGGAAGGGTTCTCTTGCCGATTACTAGATGGCAACCAGGTCGTAGCTAAGCT GAACTTTTCTTCCAAGGAACTACAAGGGCCAATTCCTGCCGTGATCGGTAACCTGACGGATCTAACTGAGAT TGATCTGCAGGGCAATAACTTCACTGGGTCTGTTCCGGAATCTTTCTCTGCTCTCACTCACCTGCTGAAGCT GTCAGTGAAGTGCAACCCCTTGTTGAGCAATCAGCTACCTGATGGCCTGTCTACCAACCTGGATTTCAG CGATGGAGGCTGTGCTGCTGGAGAGTACCATAGTCCACCTGGAGCTGCCAATCAGAGAACATTTGTTGTTAGCGGTCTTGCTGGGGGATCTTTGGCATGTACTTTTGCACTTGGATTGTTCTTCACTTGTTTCAACAAACGCGAACGACGCTCTCAGAAATCAGACTGTGCTTCTACAACAA ATCCTGTTTTTGAAGAACGCAGCATCCATATAACTACAAATCCTGCAGTACAACAGTTGTCCTACAAATCGATCCAGAGCGCAACAAATCACTTCAAGAAACTGATAGGAGGGGGTGGGTTTGGAGCTGTTTATCAAGGTACTCTAACACATGGCCAACAAGTCGCAGTAAAAGTCCGTTCACCTGCATCGACTCAGGGAACACGCGAGTTTAACAATGAG TTACGGCTACTTTCTACTGTGTGGCATGAAAACTTGGTCCCTCTAATTGGCTATTGCTGTGAAAAGGATCAACAGATTTTGGTTTATCCACTCATGTCCAATGGCTCACTACAGGATCGCCTCTACG GTGAGGCATCAAAACGAAAAGTTCTTGATTGGCCAACCAGAATATCAGTTTGCATTGGCGCTGCTAGAG GACTAGTATACCTTCACAATTTTGCTGGCCGCTGTATCATACACAGAGATGTTAAGTCTAGCAACATACTTCTGGATCAGAGCATGTGTGGCAAGGTTGCCGACTTTGGGTTTTCAAAGTATGCGCCTCAAGAAGGCGACAGTGTTGCATCAATGGAAGTGAGAGGCACTGCTGGATACTTGGATCCTGA ATACTATTCCACTCAGGTGTTATCGACCAAGAGCGACGTGTTCAGCTTTGGGGTGGTTCTCTTAGAAATCGTGACCGGAAGGGAGCCTCTCGACGTTCAGAGGCCTCGGAGCGAATGGAGCTTAGTCGAGTGG GCAAAGCCATACATACGGGACTTCAGGATCGAGGAGATCGTGGACCCCGGCATAAAGGGGCAGTACTGCTCGGAGGCCATGTGGAGGGTGCTGGAGGTGGCCACGGCGTGCACCGAGTCCTTCTCGACCTTCCGGCCGAGCATGGAGGACATCGCGCGGGAGCTGGAGGACGCGCTCATCATCGAGAACAACGCGTCCGAGTACATGCGGTCCATGGAGAGCACCGGCACCTTCGGCTCCAACCGCTACCTGTCCATCGACAGGAAGATGTTCGCGTCGGGCTCGGCCCGGATCGACCCGGCCAAGTTCGCGTCGGGCTCCGGCCGGATCGACGCCGGCAAAGGGCCTCTGCAGACCATGCCTTCGCTTCCGAGGTAG